GTTTTTGCTTGTGGAATTGATGTTGTTTCTGATTGTTTAAAAATAGGGCCTGGTGCTTACTCAGTAGCTTGATTTGTTTGAGATTTGTAACTGGATATAAGAAAATTAGAGTCTTGGTCAATtacaaaaatagaaatattTATGGCAATCACTCTTACCCTGCAAAGATAGTTCTTACCAGGTAAGGTTATTTTCGTTCTTTGTCAGGTACCTTTCAAAAGGGTTTGGTGTAAATGAGAGTGATGCTGATTTTAAGTCTTTATGAATTATGATGTCAGCCCTGATAGTTTTTAGTTTGAACTCCTTTCAGATTCTCTGTTggatcatatttttaattttttttaattaggccCCAAAATTTGAAAGAGAACTATGTTCATGATTATGTTGGTGACTTTATATGAGTGTTGAGTACTTGAAATCTGGACATTTAGTTCATCTTTCAATCTTATAATTAGTACCAAATATAATTGTGAAACATAGAACTTCCCTCATTGTCATAAGACTTAACCATACACATTGAACTTTAAAGTTTCAACTGCTGCTTATTAGAAATAATACTTTAGGGAAGAATTGTACTAGTTTAAAAGTGTCTAACATGTATTGATTgttttcttttacttctttttagGATGTTAAACCAGCGGATAAAGTTTCAGACTTGGCTCCTGAACCAGCCGACCTGAGATTCTTTCCCAGGCTCCGTTCTGGTAGCTTCGCTGACATTGGACCGCGTAGATACATGGAAGATGAACATATACTGATAGACGATCTATCTTCACACCTGGGATCGCTTTTTAGTTTTCCCACCCCAAGTGCTTTTTATGGGGTAATGATATCTCTTTGGGTTTGCGAAtataataaatttaaatttggttGTCTAGTTTTGAAGCTTACAGAGATTGGAAATGTCATATAGGTATTTGACGGACATGGAGGACCTGAAGCAGCAGCTTATGTTCGAAAAAATGTGATGAGACTCTTGTTTGATGATGTCAATTTTCCCCGAGCTAGTGAAGTTAATAAAATTTTCTCAGAGGAGCTCGAGAATACTCTCCGTAAAGCATTTCATCAGGTAGACCTTGCTTTGGCAGATGACTGTAGTGTAAGCAGTTCTTCTGGGACGACAGCATTAACTGCCATGATCTTTGGAAGGTATATATATGCTTAGAATTTCCATTCTTATTGCAACAAAAGAATAACACTCTTTCGTTGACCTAGTCTGTATTTTGAATAATCAATATTGATTATTGCAATCATCTGCTGTCATTCTACCGTCAGTGttttttaattagtttcttGTGCATGATTCGGTCGATATTTCATAGTGATTCAACTTGGGCTGTGTGGGATTTGTTCTTGTATATATGTCCACTCCACTTTTAATTCTCTTCCGCTTATGATTAAACTTGCTTTCTTATTTTCAGGCTTTTGATGGTAGCCAATACTGGTGATTGTCGAGCTGTTCTCTGCAGGAAGGGAGAGGCAATTGATATGTCCCAAGACCATAGGCCAATATATCCCTCCGAACGGAAGAGGGTTGAAGAATTGGGGGGATATGTTGATGATGGGTATCTGAATGGTGTCTTATCAGTTTCCCGAGCCTTAGGTGACTGGGACATGAAGTTTCCTCGTGGTTCTGCTTCACCCCTTATCGCCGAACCAGAGTTCTGTAGGATGGATTTAACAGAGGAAGATGAGTTTCTCATTATAGGGTGTGATGGGATCTGGGATGTGATGTCAAGTCAGCATGCGGTTAGCCTTGTGCGCCGTGGCCTGCGGCGGCATGATGACCCAGAGCAGTGTGCCAAGGATCTTGTCATGGAGGCTCTTCGCCTCAACACGTTTGATAATCTTACTGTAATTGTTGTATGCTTCTCTTCTCTTGATCAGCGGGAACCATTATCACCGCCTCGGGAACGGAGATTTAGGTGTTGCAGCCTCTCTGCTGAGGCTCTCTGTAGCCTGAGGAGCTTGTTGGATACAAGTGGTTGATTGCACATACAACTTCTCCAGTAAACGTCTTCTTGGCAAGAGACTGTTCATACATTGTTTTGGCTGCTTCAGTTATGAGATGGCAGCTAGCAGTTTTGTCAGTGTTTCACTTTCTCGTCTCCGCCTCGCATTGAGCTTGGCTCAGGATTGATGTACATATATAAGAAAGGGGAGGCGGATGGTGGTTGTGTTGTAAAAGCTGTATGTTGAGGCATTCTTTTCGTTGGAAGTCCAGAGAGACTGTCCGTCTGTTGTAGATCCACTCATTTGTATACATGTAATCAGATAATTCTGAGTATCTTCATTTTTTCAGCTTGTCTCTTCATTACAAGTAGGCCTACTTTTCAGGACTTCAAACCATTAACACATATTCAGCATTATGAGCTTCCTGTCGACCTTACTAGTTTTCTTAGTAGGCATCAGGAGTTGGTTGCTTTCACGGGATGCAACTCTAAAACTGTTTTGGGGGCAACCTTAACCACTCATCCATCATTAGTTCTTTCCTTCCATAGAAAGATCATATCCATCATACAAATAGGAGTCCTGTTCTTTCAGTATGATGCATAATACCAAGTTGTTACAATAGCTACTGATGAGGCATAAATGCATTACACAATCTGAAAGTACAAATTATGGTGCAATATCTCCTGTTATGCGAGTTTTAGAGAGAGCGGTAATCCAACATCAACAATCTAAGCAAAATAAATTAAGAgtacgaaaaaaaaaacaaaaaaataagatGTATTCTTGATTATTTTCTTTCGATGTAATAACAAACACCGAAAAAGGTAGCTTCCTAAGAGATGGCTACTAAAATGAAACCACTTCTTTGCTTTGGTGAAAAATCAGTGGCATTCCTGCTCAGTAACAAAACTAAATGGACCGCAGAACTAGATTCCATCGGAAATATTTGCCGAGTTAAAATGAATAAATGGCAATTCGCTGAACATAAGAATGGTCACCCATTTACAAGTTTAGCTACCATTAACAATATTAAACAGTTGAGTCCGATTTGTAGCTTTTTGCAAATGTTGCAAACCTTTCCAGGCCACGTCCAAGTAAACTTTCAGTAAAAGGTTGCAGTGCCTGGACCATGCCATAAGAACCAAAATGAGGGACTGCTTCAAATAAACGACATTTGCTATTTTTCGTTAAGTAATGCAATCAAATCACATTTATTACCATCGTCAATCAAACCACGTAGCAAGTGTTCATTTCTTTTGGAGTTTAGAAattctccatttttcttttcatttcctaCTGTACTACCGTAATATTATCAGAACTGTTCATTTCATCATCTAAAAATAATCTTAGTAAAATATCAATTGAACATGAGATCATTTCGTATCAAAGAAATCCACAGTTTCAGCAATAGTCTGATTCtgatgactctctctctctccctgagGGTTAAGaggtttctttttttgttattatGAGTTAGAGAGAAGGTTGCTAGCATCCTCTTTTATATAACTTGCATTGCATGGAGAATGAAATATTATCTGTAGTTAGAATACTTACTGACGCCACTGGAGCCAAAATTGCAGGAACTTCGTAAGAGACTGTTAACTGAaacagaaaggaaagaaaaaaaaatgcaatgtGAGCTACCCAACAGAGACTGAGAAATACAAGTGTGCTTTTCCTATTTCTTCTTCCTCAGAAATGACCAGAACAGGAAAACCAAGTCAATGACACCACTGATTTTACTTTACAAGAAAAGAAACTGGGCTGTTCAATTGATGGCCAAGGGCAGAGAAATGTATTTTAAGTAATCAAACTGAAAATCATGTTCCACTGAGCAGCATGAATGGCCTTCATATGCCCTAAACACTGCCCATCTGTCATTGATTGGAATAGGAGTATAAAGAAGATCCATAACAACATAAACATAATTGTGagaaattcaaattcaatagAGAACAAAGCAGCCTCACTTCTACTATGCATGACGAAGGACCTTTTGGATAAAAACGAACAGCGCCTCTGCCATGCAAGTAAATCAGTAT
Above is a genomic segment from Rosa chinensis cultivar Old Blush chromosome 3, RchiOBHm-V2, whole genome shotgun sequence containing:
- the LOC112192017 gene encoding probable protein phosphatase 2C 49 is translated as MVAEAKIMCPQNVEVFAKGMNVREVEDVVASISPKSFDPSRPLEFVSPAAALISNSQPDVKPADKVSDLAPEPADLRFFPRLRSGSFADIGPRRYMEDEHILIDDLSSHLGSLFSFPTPSAFYGVFDGHGGPEAAAYVRKNVMRLLFDDVNFPRASEVNKIFSEELENTLRKAFHQVDLALADDCSVSSSSGTTALTAMIFGRLLMVANTGDCRAVLCRKGEAIDMSQDHRPIYPSERKRVEELGGYVDDGYLNGVLSVSRALGDWDMKFPRGSASPLIAEPEFCRMDLTEEDEFLIIGCDGIWDVMSSQHAVSLVRRGLRRHDDPEQCAKDLVMEALRLNTFDNLTVIVVCFSSLDQREPLSPPRERRFRCCSLSAEALCSLRSLLDTSG